A portion of the Lolium rigidum isolate FL_2022 chromosome 1, APGP_CSIRO_Lrig_0.1, whole genome shotgun sequence genome contains these proteins:
- the LOC124655145 gene encoding BTB/POZ and MATH domain-containing protein 1-like, with protein sequence MVQKKLRSGAARGRGGAKAARGRGGAKAAARRKGTGRGALRGGASAALSAEQCLLAASGGDAASGRAGGQAGTSSAAWQRDVSRCVTPFAGVSVITDGELCISTTSDMIDASTANGYHLLVIEGYSRTKDILYGKGIKSRPFMVGGHRWCIDFRPSHDSSFSADFISAYIVLLDDNVAEPVKAHFALRCIDQVEKQEPAYIRSTSKACNFSNDSRSWGYRKFLKRDDFEESNNLKGDCFTIRADVMIFKDLNIEDANASKVPLSDLRQNLNQLLQTKVGADVTFKVSGETFAAHRCVLAARSTVFMAQLFGPMKEGTTAGVIQIKDMEAKVFGALLSFIYTDLFPEMEKDKAQVEEEGQEEGVDATWLQWVQDLFVAADRYDLQGLKLSCEDVLCENIDVSSVTSTLALAEQHHCHELKEECLQFLQEQSSSSLQTIMAASDWEHITMTYPSLLNELIAKLARKVQCV encoded by the exons ATGGTGCAGAAAAAACTAAGGAGCGGCGCGGCGCGTGGTCGAGGTGGTGCGAAAGCTGCGCGTGGCCGCGGTGGTGCGAAGGCAGCGGCGCGGCGTAAGGGCACCGGACGCGGTGCGCTTCGCGGGGGCGCGTCGGCGGCGCTATCAGCCGAGCAGTGTCTTCTTGCGGCCTCTGGCGGCGACGCGGCAAGTGGTCGCGCGGGCGGGCAAGCGGGAACTTCATCCGCTGCGTGGCAGCGGGACGTGAGCAG ATGCGTCACGCCGTTCGCCGGTGTATCTGTCATCACTGACGGCGAGCTGTGCATTTCCACCACGTCGGATATGATCGACGCCAGCACTGCCAACGGTTACCACCTGCTCGTGATCGAAGGCTACTCGCGCACCAAAGATATACTCTATGGCAAGGGCATCAAATCTCGCCCATTCATGGTGGGAGGCCATCGCTGGTGCATTGATTTCAGGCCCAGCCATGACAGTTCATTCAGTGCCGACTTCATTTCTGCCTACATTGTCCTTCTTGATGACAATGTTGCAGAGCCTGTGAAGGCGCACTTTGCTCTTCGTTGTATCGACCAGGTTGAGAAGCAAGAACCAGCATACATTCGTTCAACTAGCAAAGCATGCAACTTCTCCAACGATTCTCGTAGTTGGGGCTACAGGAAGTTTTTGAAAAGAGATGACTTTGAAGAATCAAATAATCTAAAGGGTGATTGTTTCACCATCCGCGCTGACGTCATGATTTTCAAGGATCTCAATATCGAGGATGCCAATGCCAGTAAGGTGCCACTGTCTGACCTACGGCAAAACTTGAACCAGCTTCTTCAAACTAAGGTGGGCGCTGATGTGACATTCAAGGTCAGTGGGGAGACATTTGCTGCACACCGTTGTGTGCTTGCAGCCCGATCTACAGTCTTCATGGCACAACTCTTTGGCCCCATGAAGGAAGGCACTACGGCAGGTGTCATACAGATCAAAGACATGGAAGCAAAAGTGTTCGGTGCTTTGCTTAGTTTCATCTACACAGATTTATTTCCTGAGATGGAGAAGGACAAAGCACAAGTTGaggaagaagggcaagaagagggGGTTGATGCAACATGGCTGCAATGGGTCCAAGACTTGTTTGTCGCAGCAGACAGATATGATCTCCAAGGGCTGAAGTTGTCCTGCGAAGATGTGTTGTGCGAGAACATAGATGTGAGCTCGGTGACTTCCACTCTTGCTCTAGCGGAGCAACACCATTGCCATGAGTTGAAGGAGGAGTGCTTACAGTTTCTGCAAGAACAATCTTCCTCAAGTTTGCAAACAATAATGGCGGCCAGTGACTGGGAGCATATAACTATGACCTATCCCTCTCTTTTAAACGAGCTCATCGCCAAGCTTGCCAGGAAAGTCCAATGTGTCTAA
- the LOC124683193 gene encoding uncharacterized protein LOC124683193, with translation MPSGGRRLPPWTSPRGAARWSPCSPAGDLVFGSHVTPPASAGCSSYRVTPPTSGGPVATLLPSGGGGGGGGGGGGGCSRPPRAPPALDSPYVRAKQAQLIEKDPNKAVPLFWAAINSGERIESALKDMATVLKQANRAEEAIEAIRTFRDRCPNEAQDSLDNILIDLYKKCGRTKEQIEMLTVKLRMVDEDLASGRWKTKLSKSHGRVVYLSLRDEKARLLGNLAWAHMQSENYEEAEMLYRQALAIEADYNKECNLAICLMKIGKVSEAKYLLQSIPCNSNDENHVRSLARATEVLREIESQTLPSPITQMKSKDSRISVATDVENFEYLHPQILSSTQLNYEGPQIPVSADTEKHENCNSQALPSPITQLKRKEPQFMVATEGEKNGQCLKEHQDLSKLFNDAATPQSLLEKLRKRLVEKDRPNVSTENQIQTHISAECLPNSNGAIDGSENPMQEGKGFADGARKTWADMVEEDEQQTTVQGGSSKHASEQRGRTPPSSQESSSLKTPVPGVRLQSSSAGSWRRSDSRVSTDENMNPKFVRTAPSWKQQKVQDHSNRVCQRLNTIHLSKKAQGTGQTPWRSSAAQRSLFGGHVPFRDSENCQGASHTEATSRWPKNAAASTRPRRPQQNRLRVFRDITDEMNQNVT, from the exons ATGCCGAGCGGGGGGAGGCGGCTGCCGCCGTGGACGTCCCCGAGGGGCGCGGCGAGGTGGAGCCCCTGCAGCCCCGCGGGCGACCTCGTATTCGGGAGCCACGTCACGCCGCCCGCGAGCGCCGGCTGCTCCTCCTACCGCGTGACCCCGCCGACGAGCGGAGGCCCCGTCGCGACGCTTCtgcctagcggcggcggcggcggcggcggcggcggcggcggcggcgggtgttcCAGGCCGCCGAGGGCGCCGCCGGCGCTGGATTCGCCATACGTGAGGGCGAAGCAGGCGCAG TTAATCGAAAAGGATCCCAACAAGGCAGTTCCATTGTTCTGGGCGGCTATTAACAGTGGTGAACGAATTGAGAGTGCACTGAAGGATATGGCTACTGTACTGAAACAAGCCAATCGGGCTGAAGAGGCCATTGAAGCGATAAGAACCTTCCGTGACCGTTGTCCTAATGAAGCTCAAGACTCCCTTGACAATATTCTTATTGACCTGTACAAG AAATGTGGTAGGACAAAAGAGCAGATTGAAATGCTAACAGTGAAGCTGAGAATGGTTGATGAGGATCTAGCTTCTGGCCGGTGGAAAACTAAGCTGTCTAAATCTCATGGAAGAGTAGTCTATCTgtctctcagagatgaaaaagcAAG GTTGCTGGGTAACCTCGCCTGGGCCCATATGCAGTCTGAGAACTATGAGGAAGCTGAAATGCTCTACAG GCAAGCTCTTGCTATAGAAGCTGATTATAACAAAGAGTGTAATTTAGCCATCTGCTTGATGAAGATTGGAAAGGTATCTGAAGCTAAATACCTTCTCCAGTCTATACCTTGCAACTCCAATGATGAAAATCATGTGAGATCTCTTGCCCGTGCTACTGAAGTGCTTAGGGAAATTGAGTCACAAACACTCCCTTCACCCATTACTCAAATGAAGTCTAAAGATTCAAGGATTTCGGTTGCTACTGATGTGGAGAACTTTGAATATCTACATCCACAAATTCTTTCTTCAACTCAACTGAATTATGAAGGGCCACAAATTCCAGTTTCAGCGGATACAGAGAAACATGAGAATTGCAACTCACAAGCTCTTCCGTCTCCGATAACTCAGTTGAAGCGTAAAGAACCACAATTTATGGTTGCAACTGAAGGAGAGAAGAATGGGCAGTGCCTGAAGGAGCACCAAGATCTTTCCAAACTGTTCAACGATGCTGCCACACCACAGTCTCTACTCGAGAAACTACGCAAGCGACTGGTTGAGAAGGACAGACCAAATGTCAGCACAGAGAATCAAATTCAGACTCATATCTCAGCTGAATGCCTGCCAAACTCTAATGGCGCCATTGATGGTAGTGAGAATCCTATGCAAGAGGGGAAGGGTTTTGCTGATGGGGCTAGAAAAACGTGGGCTGACATGGTGGAGGAGGATGAACAGCAAACTACTGTGCAGGGTGGGAGCAGCAAACATGCAAGTGAGCAGAGGGGCAGAACACCACCATCATCTCAAGAAAGCAGCAGCCTCAAAACCCCAGTCCCAGGTGTTCGGCTACAAAGTTCATCAGCAGGTTCTTGGAGACGCAGCGATTCCAGAGTCTCGACAGACGAGAACATGAACCCGAAGTTTGTGAGGACTGCCCCATCATGGAAGCAGCAGAAGGTTCAGGATCACAGCAACCGAGTCTGCCAAAGGCTTAACACGATTCATCTCAGTAAGAAGGCTCAAGGCACCGGGCAAACACCATGGAGAAGCAGTGCAGCTCAGCGTTCGCTTTTCGGCGGCCACGTACCATTTCGTGACAGCGAGAACTGTCAGGGTGCCAGCCACACCGAGGCCACTAGCCGCTGGCCTAAGAACGCAGCGGCGAGCACAAGACCACGGAGGCCGCAGCAGAACCGGCTGCGGGTCTTCCGAGACATCACAGATGAGATGAACCAAAATGTTACATAG